A section of the Pseudanabaena sp. ABRG5-3 genome encodes:
- a CDS encoding SWIM zinc finger family protein — MAKHSRTWWGQKFISALESFTDSGRLQRGRAYSGDSRILHFTITKGLATATIRGNVNPYFGVYKEPLYGTEVKMTAIAAKDWTKIIANMSSKASVVARLLLNEVPENIEDSFTAVGKHLLPYSRKDFHTECSCPDYSNPCKHIAGLCYRLAGELDQDPFLLFEMRGISKEELQAELIKSPLGKALASELGDRTLEPEVATSYFTKPQTETIKEIPTLKQFWQGQKRLPQSIPFAAPASVSAIAIKKQGDHPPFWKKDNSFIETMEELYTRVKTKNSSLF, encoded by the coding sequence ATGGCAAAACATAGTCGGACATGGTGGGGGCAAAAATTCATTAGCGCCCTCGAATCTTTCACCGATTCAGGTAGACTCCAGCGTGGACGAGCCTATTCTGGAGACAGTCGCATTCTCCATTTTACTATTACCAAAGGACTCGCCACTGCTACTATTCGTGGTAACGTCAATCCTTATTTTGGAGTCTATAAAGAGCCACTCTATGGGACTGAAGTAAAAATGACCGCGATCGCAGCTAAGGACTGGACAAAAATCATTGCCAATATGTCCTCAAAGGCAAGTGTAGTCGCCAGATTATTGCTCAATGAAGTGCCTGAAAATATTGAAGATAGCTTTACCGCCGTTGGCAAACATCTATTACCCTATAGCCGCAAAGATTTTCATACGGAATGCTCTTGTCCCGACTATTCCAATCCTTGCAAACATATCGCAGGGCTATGTTATCGGCTTGCGGGGGAACTCGATCAAGATCCATTTCTGCTGTTCGAGATGCGTGGCATATCTAAAGAAGAGCTGCAAGCAGAACTAATCAAATCGCCCCTCGGTAAAGCCCTCGCATCAGAATTAGGCGATCGAACGCTTGAGCCAGAAGTAGCAACCTCTTACTTCACGAAACCGCAAACTGAAACTATCAAGGAAATTCCTACCTTAAAACAATTTTGGCAGGGACAAAAGCGCTTACCACAATCAATTCCTTTTGCTGCTCCCGCTAGCGTGTCAGCGATCGCGATCAAAAAACAAGGTGATCATCCTCCCTTCTGGAAAAAGGATA
- a CDS encoding DUF2281 domain-containing protein has product MEVNYESIVNQSFSRRDATYPPKAITTSFVSDEYLAALNEISNQIATDKATTSPTLRRKHLFGCMKGKIKMAPDFDAPLFLY; this is encoded by the coding sequence ATGGAGGTAAATTATGAGTCCATTGTTAACCAAAGTTTTAGCCGACGCGACGCAACTTACCCCCCAAAAGCAATTACAACTAGTTTCGTGTCTGATGAATATTTGGCAGCACTCAATGAAATATCTAATCAAATAGCTACCGATAAAGCCACTACAAGCCCAACATTACGCCGTAAACATCTTTTTGGTTGTATGAAAGGCAAAATAAAAATGGCTCCAGATTTCGACGCTCCCCTATTCCTATATTAA
- a CDS encoding tetratricopeptide repeat protein yields MLQFNRQVLSLVSASLLLGSFSIGHSFESAHAVPPNLANLIAQSSNAEALLEQGNAKYAKKDYRGAISDYSDAIRLKPNYALAYFNRGTVKSALGDKQGANSDYTDAIRINQNWGSRSLADAYYNRGLAKYGLGDKQSAIVDYNAAIRLNPNDADMYTGRGVAKYDLGDKQGAITDFNDAIRLNPNYALAYYNRGNVKRKLGDKQSAIANYNAAIRLKPDYADAYNNRGNAKSDLADRQGAIADYNEAIRLKPNYALAYFNRGLAKYNSGDKQGANSDYTDAIRINQNWGSRSLADAYYSLGLAKYDLGDKQSAIANYNAAIRLKPDYADAYNNRGLAKSDLGDKQGAIADYNESIRLKNSELHLPYYNRGLAKSALGDKQGADSDYNEAIRLNSNYPNAYYSRGLIKKERGDKQEALADFWKASELYQQQGNTEWYNKSLDRIRELGG; encoded by the coding sequence ATGCTTCAGTTTAATCGTCAAGTATTGAGTCTTGTGTCTGCTAGTTTATTGCTTGGTTCTTTTTCAATCGGTCACAGCTTTGAATCTGCTCACGCAGTCCCTCCAAATCTTGCTAACTTGATCGCACAATCTAGTAATGCCGAAGCTTTGCTCGAACAGGGGAATGCAAAGTATGCAAAGAAAGACTATCGAGGGGCGATCTCCGACTACAGTGATGCAATTCGCCTCAAACCTAACTATGCTCTTGCTTACTTCAATCGAGGAACAGTGAAATCTGCATTGGGAGACAAACAAGGCGCGAACTCTGACTATACAGATGCCATAAGAATTAACCAAAATTGGGGTAGTAGAAGTTTAGCTGATGCTTACTACAATCGCGGTCTTGCGAAGTATGGTTTGGGAGACAAACAAAGCGCGATCGTCGATTACAACGCAGCCATCCGCCTCAATCCTAACGATGCGGATATGTACACTGGTCGCGGTGTTGCGAAGTATGATTTGGGAGACAAACAAGGCGCGATCACCGACTTCAATGACGCGATTCGCCTTAATCCTAACTATGCCCTTGCTTACTACAATCGCGGGAATGTAAAGAGAAAGTTAGGAGACAAACAAAGCGCGATCGCCAACTACAACGCAGCCATCCGCCTCAAGCCTGATTATGCTGATGCTTACAACAATCGCGGGAATGCGAAGTCTGACTTAGCAGACAGACAGGGAGCAATAGCCGATTACAACGAAGCTATTCGCCTCAAACCTAACTATGCTCTTGCTTACTTCAATCGTGGTCTTGCGAAGTATAATTCAGGAGACAAACAAGGCGCGAACTCTGACTATACAGATGCCATAAGAATTAACCAAAATTGGGGTAGTAGAAGTTTAGCTGATGCTTACTACAGTCTCGGTCTTGCGAAGTATGATTTGGGAGACAAACAAAGCGCGATCGCCAACTACAACGCAGCCATCCGCCTCAAGCCTGATTATGCTGATGCTTACAATAATCGCGGTCTTGCGAAGTCTGACTTAGGAGACAAACAGGGTGCGATCGCCGATTACAACGAATCTATTCGCCTAAAAAATTCTGAATTGCATTTACCTTACTACAATCGCGGTCTTGCAAAGTCTGCATTAGGAGACAAACAGGGTGCAGACTCAGACTATAACGAAGCCATCCGCCTCAACTCTAATTATCCTAATGCTTACTATAGTCGTGGGTTAATCAAAAAAGAAAGAGGTGACAAACAAGAAGCACTGGCAGATTTTTGGAAAGCCTCGGAACTTTATCAACAGCAAGGGAATACAGAATGGTATAACAAATCTCTCGATAGGATTAGAGAACTAGGGGGATGA
- a CDS encoding DEAD/DEAH box helicase has translation MKILHGTWIPDQGDDFIQTGNFYIWVETTETKAIAPTKRRKSSKETTTPEPSSVKHPASLTEPDLKSFLYNDLAIKDDLLQEITNPHVRKNFAKKQIVFPKYFLLPTSEKQPLPSLESARYLELESPEKFELEYWQIDCYQVTTSVKGNGFNSSRAINIVKLLNDLHFIAINNLAEVQLGSDLLFWYHYTQAFKQIILKDQYIPAFKYRELEVKATKATKTSTKSKKEAGQSPKFEIYPAWEIVSEKYAEELGQYVEYMPLSCVSGFSEPNSQPLFSDRRTLLQHFSESLLHSIITHTPSTAQFDKQVFDSLLHKCLDFSDDRFGDSMIAGDSALEEYQQWQAWQQKIIRTQSDSAFYLCFQLQAPFKEEEPWQLQFQVAPKQDPSLKLPLADYWIMTAAKKKVLEKQFGKEFEQNLLLNLGYAARIYNPIWQGLETDRPIGLSLNLDQAFEFLKESAWVLEDAGYKVVVPAWWTPAGRRKAKIKLKGSGKSATSSKTQAKSYFGFEQLVEYQYELAIGDESISVKEWEQLVNAKAPLVKFRGEWVELDRDKMQEMLTFWQQQGQGTSAMSLIDLMKLTATDPDWEVDRNSVLAEMLTKLQDKQLFEPIENPPQLNGTLREYQKRGVAWLQYLENLGLNGCLADDMGLGKTVQIIARLVNERAAISEIPEPTKAKKSTKATKSKKVLPAVVSVNEIPPTLLIAPTSVVGNWQKEIEKFAPHLRAIVHHGSDRLQDTAAFQEIYQTHDLIITSFTLIRKDEALFSSVNWHRIVIDEAQNIKNPKAAQTKAILKLEAKHRLALTGTPVENRLLDLWSIFNFLNPNYLGKEAQFKKSFETPIQKNNDQIQAGVLKKLVEPFILRRVKTDQSIIKDLPDKIEQKLYTNLTKEQASLYEVVVRDVEKQLNEVEGIQRKGLILSTLLKLKQICNHPRQFLQDGSDFTPERSHKLSRLSEMMEEVISEGESLLIFTQFTEIGDALEKYIRQKLHYNTYYIHGGTNRDKRERMITEFQDPETEPSVFVLSLKAGGVGITLTKANHVFHFDRWWNPAVEDQATDRAFRIGQKKNVFVHKFITIGSLEERIDQMIEDKKKLAGAIVGADESWLTELDNDKFKQLIALNKSAIMD, from the coding sequence ATGAAAATTCTGCATGGTACTTGGATTCCCGATCAAGGTGATGACTTTATCCAGACTGGCAATTTTTATATTTGGGTAGAGACTACTGAAACGAAGGCGATCGCACCTACTAAACGGCGTAAATCATCTAAAGAGACAACAACACCTGAGCCGTCAAGTGTAAAACATCCTGCTAGTCTTACTGAACCAGATTTAAAATCATTTCTCTATAACGATCTAGCGATTAAAGATGATCTGCTGCAAGAGATTACTAATCCGCATGTTAGGAAAAACTTTGCCAAGAAGCAGATTGTTTTCCCAAAATATTTTCTCTTACCAACCAGCGAGAAGCAGCCATTACCATCTTTAGAATCCGCAAGATATTTAGAGCTTGAGAGTCCTGAAAAGTTTGAGCTAGAGTACTGGCAAATTGACTGCTATCAAGTGACAACCTCAGTTAAAGGTAATGGTTTTAATAGCTCTAGAGCAATCAACATTGTCAAATTGCTGAATGACTTACATTTCATCGCGATCAATAATCTTGCTGAAGTACAGCTAGGCTCTGATTTACTATTTTGGTATCACTACACCCAAGCTTTTAAGCAGATTATTCTCAAGGATCAATATATTCCTGCCTTTAAGTATCGAGAACTTGAGGTTAAAGCTACTAAAGCAACTAAAACTTCTACAAAGTCCAAAAAAGAAGCAGGTCAATCACCAAAATTTGAGATTTATCCAGCTTGGGAGATCGTTTCTGAGAAATATGCAGAAGAACTGGGTCAATATGTAGAATATATGCCCCTATCCTGTGTTTCAGGTTTTAGCGAACCTAATTCTCAACCGTTATTTAGCGATCGCCGCACCCTGTTACAGCATTTCTCAGAATCATTGTTGCATAGCATTATTACCCATACCCCATCGACGGCTCAATTTGATAAGCAAGTATTTGATTCTTTATTGCACAAATGTTTGGATTTTTCTGATGATCGCTTTGGTGATTCGATGATTGCTGGTGACTCAGCATTAGAAGAGTACCAACAATGGCAAGCATGGCAACAAAAAATTATTCGCACCCAATCGGATTCTGCTTTTTATCTCTGCTTTCAACTACAAGCTCCATTTAAGGAAGAGGAACCTTGGCAACTGCAATTTCAAGTTGCTCCTAAACAAGATCCTTCGCTGAAATTACCACTAGCCGATTATTGGATAATGACGGCAGCCAAAAAGAAGGTGCTTGAAAAGCAATTTGGCAAAGAGTTTGAGCAAAACCTCCTATTAAATCTTGGCTATGCCGCCAGAATCTATAATCCTATTTGGCAAGGCTTAGAAACCGATCGCCCCATCGGTCTAAGTCTCAATCTTGACCAAGCCTTTGAATTTCTGAAGGAATCAGCTTGGGTTTTAGAAGATGCGGGCTACAAAGTGGTTGTGCCTGCTTGGTGGACACCTGCGGGACGACGCAAGGCAAAAATCAAGCTCAAAGGTTCGGGCAAAAGTGCGACAAGTTCTAAAACTCAAGCCAAGAGCTACTTTGGTTTCGAGCAATTAGTGGAATATCAGTACGAATTAGCGATCGGTGATGAAAGTATTTCCGTAAAGGAATGGGAACAGCTAGTTAATGCTAAAGCACCGCTAGTTAAGTTTCGTGGTGAATGGGTTGAACTCGATCGCGACAAAATGCAAGAGATGCTCACCTTCTGGCAACAGCAGGGACAAGGCACATCGGCAATGAGTCTAATTGACCTGATGAAGTTAACTGCCACTGATCCTGATTGGGAAGTTGATCGCAATAGTGTCCTTGCCGAGATGCTAACTAAGTTGCAAGACAAGCAGCTATTTGAACCCATTGAAAATCCGCCTCAGCTTAATGGAACTCTGCGCGAATATCAAAAACGTGGCGTAGCATGGTTGCAATATTTAGAAAATTTGGGCTTAAATGGTTGTCTAGCCGATGATATGGGCTTGGGTAAGACCGTGCAGATTATTGCGAGATTGGTGAATGAACGCGCCGCCATTAGTGAAATTCCCGAACCCACTAAAGCCAAAAAATCAACCAAAGCAACAAAATCTAAAAAAGTTCTTCCTGCCGTTGTATCGGTAAATGAGATCCCGCCCACGTTACTGATTGCCCCTACATCCGTTGTCGGTAATTGGCAAAAGGAAATCGAGAAGTTTGCGCCCCATTTACGAGCGATCGTCCATCACGGTAGCGATCGCCTTCAAGATACTGCCGCTTTTCAAGAGATCTATCAAACCCATGATTTGATCATTACTTCCTTCACGCTCATTCGCAAAGATGAAGCTCTATTTAGTTCCGTCAACTGGCATCGAATCGTGATTGATGAAGCCCAAAACATCAAAAATCCGAAAGCTGCTCAAACCAAAGCAATCCTTAAACTCGAAGCCAAACACCGTCTCGCCCTCACAGGTACACCCGTTGAAAATCGTCTGTTAGATTTATGGTCGATTTTCAACTTCCTCAATCCCAACTACTTAGGTAAAGAAGCACAGTTTAAGAAATCCTTTGAAACACCAATTCAAAAGAATAATGATCAAATTCAAGCAGGTGTTCTCAAAAAGCTAGTCGAGCCATTTATTCTCAGGAGAGTCAAAACCGATCAATCGATCATTAAAGATCTGCCTGATAAAATCGAACAAAAGCTCTATACCAACCTCACCAAAGAGCAAGCCTCCCTTTATGAAGTGGTGGTGAGAGATGTGGAAAAACAACTCAACGAAGTCGAAGGAATTCAGCGTAAAGGTTTAATTCTTTCGACATTGCTGAAGCTTAAGCAAATTTGCAATCATCCGCGCCAGTTTTTGCAAGATGGTAGCGATTTTACACCAGAGCGATCGCATAAGCTTAGCCGTTTATCCGAGATGATGGAGGAAGTGATTTCGGAAGGAGAAAGCTTGTTAATCTTTACACAATTTACCGAGATCGGTGATGCTCTGGAAAAATATATCCGTCAAAAGCTGCATTACAACACCTACTACATTCACGGCGGCACGAATCGCGATAAACGCGAGCGCATGATTACCGAGTTCCAAGATCCTGAAACTGAGCCTTCGGTATTTGTTCTTTCGCTCAAGGCTGGCGGGGTCGGGATTACGCTTACCAAGGCAAATCATGTCTTCCACTTCGATCGCTGGTGGAATCCCGCCGTTGAAGACCAAGCCACTGATCGCGCCTTTCGGATTGGGCAGAAGAAAAATGTCTTTGTCCATAAATTCATCACCATTGGCTCTCTAGAGGAGCGCATCGATCAAATGATTGAGGACAAAAAGAAACTCGCAGGTGCGATCGTTGGTGCGGATGAGTCTTGGCTCACGGAGCTAGACAACGACAAGTTCAAGCAGCTTATTGCTTTAAATAAGAGTGCGATCATGGATTAA
- a CDS encoding aldo/keto reductase codes for MQTIKLGSDGPTVTALGVGTWAWGDTLFWAYGKDFGAKDVAEAFQASVDAGVTFFDTAEVYGFGESERLIGQFCKQTSQPVQIATKYFPLPWRWHRSAIADALTASLERLQTKQISLYQIHWPLEFLLKTKDFMEVLAEEVKKGRIQSVGVSNYSAAQMTLAHQYLSEKGIPLAVNQVPYSLLTRQIEQNGVLAKSKQLGVTILAYSPLAQGLLTGKYTSKTVKSLQGARRIDPRFSPKGLQRLEPLFSTLKNLSDKYDKTPAQISLNWLISQGNIIPIPGAKNANQAKQNAGALGWSLTPQEVELLRLQAPSN; via the coding sequence ATGCAAACAATCAAGCTCGGCTCCGATGGCCCAACCGTAACAGCACTAGGTGTGGGAACATGGGCATGGGGCGATACGCTATTTTGGGCTTATGGTAAAGATTTTGGGGCAAAAGATGTAGCAGAGGCCTTCCAAGCTTCTGTCGATGCAGGGGTTACTTTTTTTGATACTGCCGAAGTCTACGGATTTGGTGAATCAGAACGTTTGATTGGTCAGTTTTGTAAGCAAACTTCACAACCAGTCCAGATTGCTACCAAGTATTTCCCATTACCTTGGCGATGGCATCGATCTGCGATCGCTGATGCTCTAACCGCTAGTCTAGAACGTTTACAAACAAAGCAAATTAGTCTTTATCAAATCCACTGGCCTTTAGAATTTCTACTTAAGACTAAAGACTTTATGGAAGTACTTGCTGAGGAAGTCAAAAAAGGAAGAATTCAATCAGTGGGCGTGAGCAACTATTCTGCTGCCCAAATGACCCTAGCGCACCAATATCTTAGCGAAAAGGGTATCCCCCTAGCGGTGAATCAAGTTCCCTATTCTCTATTGACTAGACAAATTGAACAGAATGGCGTTCTCGCTAAGTCAAAACAATTGGGAGTAACGATTCTTGCTTATAGTCCCCTTGCCCAAGGTTTATTGACTGGTAAATACACATCCAAAACTGTGAAGTCTCTCCAAGGTGCGCGGCGCATCGATCCTCGATTTAGTCCTAAAGGTTTGCAAAGGTTGGAACCACTTTTCTCTACACTCAAGAATCTATCGGACAAGTATGACAAGACTCCTGCTCAGATTTCTTTAAATTGGCTAATTTCTCAAGGTAATATCATTCCTATCCCTGGAGCAAAAAATGCCAATCAAGCGAAACAAAATGCTGGTGCTTTAGGGTGGTCATTAACACCCCAAGAAGTGGAACTACTTCGTCTCCAAGCTCCCTCAAATTAA
- a CDS encoding ParA family protein yields the protein MTKTIAIFNQAGGVGKTTLTHNLGYQIAKRDRRVLLVDMDPQSSLTKFVGLVPSELDKTVANAIIEEEALPIHKDLLGMDFAPANRLLSATEMQLVSASLRDFRLKDALELVNEQYDYILLDCPPSLGLLSYISLVAATHVLVPVETHLKAFEGTDELLQTLTYVKSKPNKQLQVIGFVPTRYDGRNSADIRTLEAMNEQLAAWGKVFAAIPRATAFVDASEERLPLAALQAKHPAVKIMDKIIDHIEKLV from the coding sequence GTGACTAAAACTATAGCTATTTTTAATCAAGCTGGTGGCGTGGGAAAAACAACGCTCACCCATAACTTAGGCTACCAAATAGCTAAACGCGATCGCCGAGTTTTATTGGTGGATATGGATCCACAGTCGTCGCTCACTAAGTTTGTCGGGTTAGTTCCTTCTGAGCTAGATAAGACCGTCGCTAATGCGATCATTGAAGAGGAAGCACTACCAATCCACAAAGATTTATTAGGGATGGATTTTGCCCCTGCTAACCGTCTTTTGAGCGCTACGGAGATGCAATTAGTCAGCGCTTCCCTGCGTGACTTTCGGCTAAAGGATGCGTTGGAATTAGTAAATGAGCAATACGACTATATTTTGCTAGATTGTCCACCAAGCTTAGGTCTGCTCAGTTATATTTCACTGGTCGCCGCCACCCATGTTCTCGTTCCTGTCGAAACCCACCTCAAAGCCTTCGAGGGAACCGATGAACTATTACAAACACTCACCTATGTCAAAAGCAAACCTAACAAGCAATTGCAAGTGATCGGCTTTGTACCCACCCGCTACGACGGTCGTAACTCCGCCGACATTCGTACCCTTGAAGCGATGAATGAACAACTTGCCGCATGGGGTAAAGTGTTTGCAGCAATTCCCCGTGCCACAGCTTTTGTGGATGCCAGTGAAGAGAGATTGCCTCTCGCCGCTTTACAAGCTAAACATCCTGCTGTAAAGATTATGGACAAAATTATCGACCATATAGAGAAGTTGGTATGA
- a CDS encoding ParB/RepB/Spo0J family partition protein, with amino-acid sequence MTRKTTKPFSGRITAPSAPWLAPEVEESSDRTKSEVEIQITDIHLPPKQPRRYFDADALQTLATSIAQHGVLQPLLVRPRSAGGYELVAGERRYRAAQLSGLKTVPVIVRELDNNEAWQIALVENLQREDLNPIEETEGILDLLALELARPLAEIPNLLRQLFNQDNRGKTGFSNSDNLGEVDNNVIINSKNDLAKTDNNVIISDGNNNELDNTNLIQQIERIFEQLGRMSWQSFVTNRLPLLKLSEIVVQALREGKIEYTKAKLIAGVKDAALQQQLLDEAIADTLSLNEIKLRIKEGSQKSLANEPTDLRSRFEATFKASKSSPVWKDAKKQKKLEALLKQLEALIS; translated from the coding sequence ATGACCCGCAAAACAACAAAGCCTTTTAGTGGACGCATTACCGCACCTAGCGCTCCTTGGCTTGCCCCTGAAGTTGAGGAATCAAGCGATCGCACTAAATCTGAAGTTGAAATTCAAATTACAGATATTCATTTACCACCAAAGCAACCCCGTCGCTATTTTGATGCTGACGCACTGCAAACCTTAGCGACATCGATCGCCCAGCATGGAGTTCTCCAACCTCTACTAGTCCGTCCCCGTTCAGCAGGAGGTTATGAACTGGTTGCAGGTGAGCGGCGTTATCGGGCGGCTCAGTTGTCAGGTTTAAAGACCGTGCCTGTGATTGTACGCGAGTTAGATAATAATGAGGCTTGGCAAATAGCACTGGTCGAAAACCTCCAGAGAGAAGACCTCAACCCTATCGAAGAGACCGAGGGAATTCTCGATCTATTAGCTCTTGAGCTTGCACGTCCATTGGCTGAAATCCCTAATTTGCTGCGTCAGTTATTTAACCAAGACAACCGTGGCAAGACAGGTTTTAGTAATTCTGACAATCTTGGCGAGGTTGATAATAACGTTATTATCAATAGCAAGAATGATCTAGCGAAGACTGATAATAACGTTATTATCAGTGATGGAAATAATAATGAGCTTGATAATACAAACCTAATTCAGCAAATCGAACGAATTTTTGAACAATTAGGGCGGATGAGTTGGCAGTCATTTGTGACAAATCGGTTGCCATTACTAAAGCTATCAGAGATTGTGGTTCAGGCTTTACGCGAGGGCAAGATTGAATATACGAAGGCAAAGCTAATTGCTGGGGTTAAGGATGCAGCACTTCAACAACAGTTATTAGATGAGGCGATCGCTGATACTCTATCTTTAAATGAAATCAAGCTCAGAATTAAGGAAGGTTCTCAGAAGTCTTTAGCTAATGAGCCAACAGATTTACGCTCACGCTTTGAGGCTACTTTCAAGGCATCAAAATCTTCACCTGTTTGGAAGGATGCAAAAAAGCAAAAGAAATTAGAGGCTTTGTTAAAGCAGTTAGAGGCTTTAATTAGTTAA
- a CDS encoding SWIM zinc finger family protein: MPALKISESVIRQNASDKSFQRGKEYARSQSVQDLYWRDQTLQATVAGSTYYRVSIGFSDRGIQSAKCSCPYDFGGWCKHIVAVLLVGMEQPKIEERPSLAQMLEKLDLEQTRKLLHILSAQSPDLVDLIDIQIQLLNSIKESKSKSSKASSKSKANKTETQHPEIDRSPFRQQLAYALRKALRNYEYSYSDADDPFTDTIYEEIEKTQVFLEAGDSFRAFVMLYAIAEELCNYTEEIENYLGDVENLTDHLDLAMAEAILWTDFSVKERQKWVTEIEGTQDKLCADLDFSIVALVQGWDDPYLQAVLQGKEKPENLDHQSAKISTQFKRKRSTFQKGGNVYVHEINHHQLVGIRLRILQTQERFDEYLNLAKDAGIFTNYINMLLQLGRHDEAIAEAENVQDEDQAFTIAQQLLEHGFEKQALYIANKGLLLQEEDAKRYRTVEFAEWTARLAESLGETGILLNAKIVAFKLKPSLATYHQIRDLNKTKWKATKDILIKYLLQFDSFNAAEAKVNIFLEEKLFDEAIAITNTIYCPSHTRLRVMQAVIKNNPQWVITKAQSLAEDIIARGKSDDYEQAIAYLEQLRNGYKTIKQEKEWLNYRNQLVEVNARKRKLMELIKRKEL; the protein is encoded by the coding sequence ATGCCTGCACTAAAGATAAGTGAATCAGTGATTCGCCAAAATGCAAGTGATAAATCTTTTCAGCGTGGCAAAGAATATGCGCGATCGCAATCAGTACAGGATTTATATTGGCGAGATCAAACCCTACAAGCCACAGTAGCAGGCAGCACATACTATCGGGTGAGCATTGGCTTTAGCGATCGCGGTATTCAATCAGCAAAGTGTTCATGCCCCTACGATTTTGGTGGTTGGTGTAAGCATATTGTGGCAGTGCTATTAGTGGGTATGGAGCAACCTAAGATAGAAGAGCGTCCTAGCCTAGCCCAAATGCTCGAAAAATTAGATCTAGAGCAAACCCGCAAACTATTGCATATCCTTTCAGCCCAATCCCCTGACTTAGTCGATCTCATTGATATTCAGATTCAACTTTTAAACAGCATTAAAGAAAGTAAATCTAAATCTTCTAAGGCTTCATCAAAATCTAAAGCTAATAAGACCGAAACTCAACACCCTGAAATTGACCGATCGCCTTTTCGTCAGCAATTAGCCTATGCATTACGCAAGGCTCTACGCAATTATGAATATAGCTATAGTGATGCAGATGATCCTTTTACAGACACTATTTACGAAGAGATCGAAAAGACGCAGGTATTTCTAGAAGCAGGGGATAGCTTTCGGGCTTTTGTGATGCTATATGCGATCGCTGAAGAATTATGTAACTACACCGAAGAAATCGAAAACTATTTGGGCGATGTGGAGAACTTAACCGATCATCTCGATCTCGCGATGGCTGAAGCAATTCTCTGGACAGATTTTTCGGTGAAGGAGCGGCAAAAGTGGGTGACAGAAATCGAAGGCACACAGGATAAACTCTGTGCAGATCTTGATTTTAGTATCGTTGCCTTGGTACAGGGTTGGGATGATCCCTATTTACAAGCAGTCCTGCAAGGCAAAGAAAAACCAGAAAATCTTGATCATCAATCTGCCAAAATCTCAACGCAATTTAAAAGAAAAAGATCAACTTTTCAAAAGGGAGGGAATGTCTATGTTCACGAAATAAATCACCATCAGTTAGTGGGAATTCGCCTCAGAATTTTGCAAACCCAAGAGCGTTTTGATGAATACCTCAATCTGGCTAAAGATGCTGGCATATTTACCAACTATATAAATATGCTGCTCCAGTTAGGTCGGCATGATGAAGCGATCGCAGAGGCAGAGAATGTCCAAGATGAAGATCAAGCTTTTACCATAGCGCAGCAGTTACTAGAGCATGGTTTTGAGAAGCAGGCTTTATATATTGCTAATAAGGGATTGCTATTACAAGAGGAGGATGCTAAACGCTATCGAACGGTAGAGTTTGCGGAATGGACAGCCCGTTTAGCCGAAAGTTTAGGAGAGACAGGGATCTTGCTTAATGCCAAGATCGTTGCATTTAAGCTCAAACCTTCCCTCGCTACTTATCACCAAATCCGTGACTTGAATAAGACTAAATGGAAGGCAACTAAAGATATTTTGATCAAATATTTATTGCAATTCGATTCTTTTAATGCTGCTGAAGCCAAGGTCAATATCTTTTTAGAAGAAAAGCTATTTGATGAGGCGATCGCGATCACTAATACTATCTATTGCCCAAGTCACACCAGATTACGAGTGATGCAAGCAGTAATCAAAAATAATCCTCAATGGGTGATCACCAAAGCGCAATCTCTGGCGGAGGATATTATTGCTCGCGGTAAATCCGATGATTATGAACAGGCGATCGCTTACTTAGAACAATTACGCAATGGCTATAAAACCATCAAACAGGAAAAGGAATGGCTCAATTATCGCAATCAATTAGTTGAAGTGAATGCCCGTAAGCGTAAGCTCATGGAATTAATTAAGCGTAAGGAACTTTAA